A stretch of the Saccharolobus caldissimus genome encodes the following:
- a CDS encoding DNA double-strand break repair nuclease NurA, translating into MLSQYELKKKIGKVVEELGKQKLNLPVNNYPSDIKIEAEYDVVLLDESNPIKAPSLTQKSCKIVAIDSSSRYLRDASVNMVLVGVAAYSNNRGTLFGPYDVDTPFLGISTYTDVLSKLPNVEGVRVKNYINEYFDEKYRIDDMADEIRIETENIMLKQVKDEDLVIIDGPLYPTPLELSQIKLEDESRIKHQRAYANLVKDRIRLLKKNIIGVVKRLENSYKLGKIEALGRLLNRNIKGLKDPEILKYIEYKLCGDKRICLIGPIKMTFSSSLIPNAPDRFAYYLIIRNTLGMSSFFRIESIDLQFLDDSTPYIVSRISERLIPTYIEIVDNLSKKVSASLFITAYPIASRYLTIIHDDKLAYYDEIKNLITS; encoded by the coding sequence GTGTTGTCTCAATATGAGTTAAAGAAGAAGATAGGGAAAGTAGTTGAGGAGTTAGGAAAGCAAAAGCTTAACTTACCCGTTAACAATTATCCTTCTGATATTAAAATTGAGGCAGAATATGACGTAGTATTATTAGATGAGAGTAATCCCATTAAAGCACCTAGTCTTACCCAAAAGTCGTGTAAAATTGTAGCAATTGACTCTTCCAGTAGGTATTTAAGAGATGCCTCTGTGAATATGGTGTTAGTAGGCGTAGCGGCTTACAGTAACAATAGGGGAACTCTCTTCGGACCTTACGATGTGGATACTCCATTTTTAGGAATAAGTACTTACACTGACGTTTTAAGTAAACTGCCTAACGTAGAAGGGGTGAGGGTTAAGAACTACATTAACGAGTATTTTGATGAGAAGTATAGGATAGACGATATGGCAGATGAGATAAGGATAGAGACTGAGAACATAATGCTTAAACAAGTCAAGGATGAGGATTTAGTGATAATTGACGGACCTCTATACCCTACCCCGTTAGAATTAAGTCAAATTAAACTTGAGGATGAGTCAAGAATTAAACATCAAAGGGCCTATGCTAATTTAGTTAAGGATAGGATAAGACTATTAAAGAAGAATATAATAGGAGTAGTGAAACGTTTAGAGAACTCTTATAAGTTAGGAAAGATAGAGGCTTTAGGAAGGCTATTAAATAGGAATATAAAGGGGTTAAAGGACCCCGAGATATTGAAATACATTGAATATAAGCTCTGTGGGGATAAGAGGATTTGCCTAATAGGACCGATAAAGATGACCTTTTCATCTTCCTTAATTCCCAATGCCCCAGATAGGTTTGCATATTATCTTATTATAAGGAATACTCTTGGGATGTCATCGTTCTTTAGAATTGAGAGCATTGACCTTCAATTTCTCGATGATTCTACTCCTTATATAGTATCCAGAATATCCGAGAGATTAATCCCCACTTACATAGAAATAGTCGATAATCTCTCTAAGAAAGTTTCCGCATCCCTCTTCATTACTGCATATCCTATTGCATCCAGATATTTAACTATAATACATGATGATAAATTAGCATATTATGATGAGATTAAGAATCTGATAACGTCCTAA
- a CDS encoding ATP-binding protein, which produces MEEEEIISELNKKVEEADNDAKSLSADNSIIGRVTRYETVRVGERNYIGIDIGFEDYMRSNIKMDEYLGIRTIVHPALIIGRVISISRSDMLATLRIREISSYPKDPATIMTDTFIEIEPIAEKDLVKGVIRPAVSPIDPQSPVIRPKSEILEEILGIPKEGITIGRIYSGGEVLEDTEVKLDEEILRHHVLIIGTTGSGKTTLLKTITSSNVKVFVFDRQGDFVRHAINKIDEFVVIMPVTKRMIENVPSKFLPLQYGEKFAERYGCEFPTEYDIKQNEILMECKGKVVHLIPYSIRFGEVFPTLYKIAPYMSETATLEWDAIFQVFSSMLENTLEEKLKDYVSDVREIISKVMENIEPENLIFKELKIEHDFEIKGTKTTDVIKISNNLLTVYVNKIFTKALEELKLFPQTKNSIMRVIKAFAESGIFNVGKTFHFSEDFFKYNKIIVDLTWILDYSASVQAMATIAYKLLSDFYNWKDKLYKEGKVSELTLLIMDEAHEYFPQTTKVEASKEIVEGLINRLMRLGRVRNIGVILATHVSDDLNELIIQLTNTKIIMRNDISILKKLGFEDYADILQIAPVGVAVIRSTKFSDVLIRTLSDS; this is translated from the coding sequence ATGGAAGAAGAGGAAATAATTTCTGAGCTTAACAAGAAAGTTGAGGAAGCTGATAATGATGCTAAGTCACTTTCTGCGGATAACTCAATAATAGGTAGAGTTACTAGATATGAAACTGTCAGAGTAGGTGAGAGGAATTATATAGGTATTGATATAGGGTTCGAAGATTATATGAGAAGCAACATAAAAATGGATGAGTATTTAGGTATAAGGACGATAGTCCATCCAGCGTTAATTATAGGCAGAGTAATAAGCATCTCAAGATCTGATATGCTTGCCACTTTGAGAATAAGGGAAATATCTTCATATCCTAAAGATCCAGCTACTATAATGACGGATACTTTCATAGAAATAGAGCCGATAGCGGAAAAGGATCTAGTTAAAGGTGTAATTAGACCGGCTGTTTCCCCAATAGACCCTCAATCCCCAGTAATAAGACCTAAGTCTGAAATTTTAGAGGAAATACTGGGAATCCCTAAGGAGGGAATTACAATAGGTAGGATATACTCAGGAGGAGAAGTACTAGAAGACACTGAGGTTAAATTAGACGAAGAAATCCTTAGACATCACGTTTTGATAATAGGTACTACCGGTTCTGGTAAGACCACGTTGTTAAAGACGATAACTAGTAGTAACGTAAAGGTCTTCGTATTTGATAGGCAGGGGGACTTCGTAAGGCATGCTATAAATAAAATAGATGAATTCGTAGTAATAATGCCAGTTACTAAGAGAATGATTGAAAATGTTCCTTCTAAATTCTTACCCTTACAATACGGGGAGAAGTTCGCGGAGAGATACGGTTGTGAGTTTCCTACAGAGTACGATATCAAGCAGAACGAGATATTAATGGAATGTAAGGGAAAAGTTGTTCATCTCATACCTTACTCAATAAGATTCGGAGAGGTATTCCCTACACTTTATAAGATAGCCCCCTATATGTCTGAGACCGCAACTCTGGAATGGGATGCAATATTTCAAGTGTTTTCTAGCATGTTGGAAAATACCTTAGAAGAGAAGTTAAAGGATTACGTAAGTGACGTGCGTGAGATCATAAGTAAGGTAATGGAAAACATAGAACCTGAGAACTTGATCTTTAAGGAATTGAAAATAGAGCATGATTTTGAAATTAAAGGAACAAAAACTACTGATGTAATTAAAATAAGTAATAATCTCTTAACAGTATATGTAAATAAAATATTCACAAAAGCGCTAGAGGAATTGAAATTATTTCCACAGACTAAGAATTCAATTATGAGAGTTATTAAGGCTTTCGCTGAGAGCGGAATTTTTAACGTAGGCAAGACTTTTCATTTCAGCGAGGATTTCTTTAAATATAATAAAATAATCGTAGACCTAACATGGATCTTAGACTATTCTGCCTCCGTTCAAGCAATGGCCACTATAGCTTATAAATTGCTTTCAGATTTCTATAATTGGAAGGACAAATTATATAAGGAAGGTAAGGTTTCAGAGTTAACTCTTTTAATAATGGATGAGGCGCATGAATATTTTCCTCAAACTACTAAAGTTGAGGCCTCAAAGGAAATAGTTGAGGGATTAATAAATAGGCTAATGAGATTAGGGAGAGTTAGAAATATAGGTGTAATTTTAGCAACTCACGTTTCCGATGACTTAAACGAGTTGATAATTCAATTAACGAACACTAAGATTATAATGAGGAATGATATATCAATTCTCAAGAAGCTGGGATTTGAGGATTACGCTGATATACTGCAAATAGCCCCTGTAGGTGTTGCCGTGATAAGATCCACTAAATTCTCTGACGTCCTAATTAGGACGTTATCAGATTCTTAA
- a CDS encoding fumarylacetoacetate hydrolase family protein has translation MTKLLLFSPSPHEEKRVGVYKDGKIVDLVKAYELVFDGKPPNWFYDMKELIEGGEGVLYLINRILSEEDKIKAALLNPEEIIYYPPIPNPEKIFLLAVNYRSHGQETNTNPPKEPYIFTKFPNTLVGHNQPVIYPKASNKVDYEVELAVIIGKRGKYIRAEKAMDHVFGYTILNDISFRDKQFPPENPYGMRWVHGKGMDTAAPMGPWIVTKDEIENPYNLKLTLKVNGEIRQEGYTEDMIFKIDKIIEYISNGITLKPGDIISTGTPQGVALATGKYLKPGDIMEAEITKIGILRNKIIEEI, from the coding sequence ATGACAAAACTTCTACTCTTCTCCCCATCTCCTCATGAGGAGAAAAGGGTTGGCGTATATAAAGACGGTAAAATTGTAGATCTAGTAAAAGCTTATGAGTTAGTCTTCGACGGTAAACCCCCCAATTGGTTTTATGACATGAAGGAGTTAATTGAGGGTGGTGAGGGTGTACTTTATTTAATAAATAGAATTTTAAGCGAAGAGGATAAAATTAAAGCAGCATTATTAAACCCAGAGGAGATAATCTATTACCCGCCGATACCTAACCCAGAGAAAATATTCCTACTCGCAGTGAATTATAGATCACATGGACAAGAGACTAATACGAACCCACCTAAGGAACCTTATATATTTACTAAATTTCCTAACACGTTAGTTGGACATAATCAGCCGGTAATATATCCAAAGGCCTCAAACAAGGTAGATTATGAGGTAGAATTAGCAGTTATAATCGGTAAGAGAGGAAAGTACATAAGAGCTGAGAAGGCAATGGATCACGTATTCGGCTATACAATATTAAATGACATAAGCTTTAGGGACAAACAATTTCCACCAGAAAATCCATACGGCATGAGATGGGTTCACGGAAAAGGAATGGATACAGCAGCACCTATGGGACCTTGGATAGTGACAAAAGATGAGATAGAAAACCCATACAATTTAAAATTAACCCTAAAGGTAAATGGAGAGATAAGACAAGAGGGATATACTGAGGATATGATATTCAAAATAGACAAGATAATAGAATACATATCGAATGGAATAACGCTGAAACCGGGGGATATAATATCAACTGGAACACCACAAGGAGTGGCTTTGGCGACAGGAAAATATTTGAAACCGGGGGATATAATGGAGGCGGAGATAACGAAAATAGGAATACTAAGAAATAAGATAATAGAGGAAATATAA
- a CDS encoding type II toxin-antitoxin system VapC family toxin, which yields MLLESDVLIAHLKTEDRLKEVSEKLLLKIAKGELSIIVSREAIHEIYYVLRNMNLPIREILNKIGALRSIPNIEWIPTTIDIDLLALALMSQYNITSIFDAYHAATCLLYDKEKVIISTDHIYDKIPGIKRIDPKDLI from the coding sequence ATGCTACTCGAAAGTGATGTTCTAATAGCCCATCTTAAAACTGAAGATAGGCTAAAGGAAGTATCAGAAAAACTGCTTTTAAAGATTGCCAAGGGCGAATTAAGCATAATAGTTAGTAGGGAAGCAATACATGAGATATATTATGTTTTACGCAACATGAACCTCCCTATACGTGAGATATTAAATAAGATAGGTGCGCTAAGGAGCATACCAAATATTGAATGGATACCAACAACTATTGATATTGATCTTTTAGCATTAGCGTTAATGAGTCAGTATAACATTACATCTATCTTTGACGCATATCACGCTGCAACTTGCTTACTCTACGATAAGGAGAAAGTTATCATATCAACTGACCATATTTATGACAAGATTCCTGGAATTAAGAGAATTGATCCTAAAGATCTTATATAA
- a CDS encoding VapB-type antitoxin: MGYVVKVDDRGRIKLPKKLAEASSVIIIDVGTFFIGIPVPKDPLVTTSGVIKTDLSVKDLKELAEKEAEKDALERYRRRQ; the protein is encoded by the coding sequence ATGGGATATGTAGTAAAGGTTGATGATAGAGGTAGAATTAAGTTACCGAAGAAGTTGGCTGAGGCTAGTTCAGTTATAATTATTGATGTTGGGACTTTCTTCATCGGAATTCCAGTCCCTAAGGATCCTTTAGTTACAACATCTGGCGTTATAAAAACTGATTTAAGCGTGAAAGATTTGAAGGAATTAGCTGAAAAAGAGGCTGAAAAAGATGCATTGGAAAGATATCGGAGGAGGCAGTAA
- a CDS encoding IS6 family transposase produces METRWKVPVLTQIILILMEYINFKPRFYARSEVALALAMYLAGLSSWRAILPHSTLLYDYRKFSNVKYVVPLSGKYAVDETKVLTVRGEYYYVWVVRDVVTRGIPFFMVTSLRSGLHVLIILVKMREVEELASRYFKRVDQVVYLHDGASIYNAFNWYNVNHEKVTFEERDYAEQGFRTTKHRISSMDKHFPWNSNRFTITRWLSTFFLIYNLLYTPVYLLDKGVIINVNISNE; encoded by the coding sequence ATGGAAACCAGATGGAAAGTTCCCGTGCTCACCCAAATTATACTAATCTTAATGGAGTATATTAATTTTAAGCCTAGGTTTTATGCTAGGAGTGAGGTTGCACTTGCTTTGGCAATGTATTTGGCTGGTTTGTCCTCTTGGAGGGCTATTTTGCCCCACTCTACCTTACTCTACGATTATAGGAAGTTTAGTAATGTTAAGTATGTTGTTCCCTTGAGTGGTAAGTATGCTGTTGATGAGACTAAGGTTCTTACTGTGAGGGGTGAGTATTATTATGTTTGGGTTGTTAGGGATGTTGTGACTAGGGGGATACCTTTCTTCATGGTTACTAGTTTGAGGAGTGGTTTGCATGTTTTAATTATTCTTGTGAAGATGAGGGAAGTTGAGGAGTTGGCTAGTAGGTATTTCAAGAGGGTTGATCAAGTGGTTTACTTGCATGATGGGGCGTCAATATATAATGCTTTCAACTGGTATAATGTTAATCATGAAAAGGTGACATTTGAGGAAAGGGATTACGCAGAACAAGGATTCAGAACAACAAAACATAGGATATCATCAATGGACAAGCACTTCCCATGGAATTCAAATAGATTCACGATTACCCGTTGGCTCTCAACGTTCTTCTTAATATACAACCTACTTTACACTCCAGTGTATTTACTGGACAAGGGGGTGATAATAAATGTAAATATTTCAAATGAATGA
- a CDS encoding RNA-guided endonuclease InsQ/TnpB family protein, with protein sequence MYLTYSLKNDKKEESRVLLENYKVLLHKALDWLWERTKVERKEVKKGKKVFTKIKITLPKKKEVYKTLRDELERINVLASHYVDKAINDAYSILRSWKRRAEKGKASLRKPRLKKVYVRVKSTLRKVEGESVRITVRPYEYITFSWSHTWFSRRVKGLELGEPIIKEDIVYLPFRYKLPLFTPLDFLAIDSNLYTLDAYDGEKFVTFSLKELYSIKFGMELKRSKIQRFASKHKGKALLRKYSHRERNRVLDYVHKFVNELLEMYPITMFAVEKLNKQEMFRDASDKLSKKISKTVWRTIHRVLKYKAPLYGSFVKEVNPHLTSKSRCGWVSRKVGRTFRCEKYGFTLDRQLNASLNIYLKMCGFPHIRDGCGLGVTPLKGRRGMSGALPRDSGEAQRLRIDIKYYEIL encoded by the coding sequence ATTTACCTAACGTACTCCTTGAAGAACGATAAGAAGGAGGAAAGCAGAGTATTACTAGAGAACTACAAAGTCCTACTACACAAAGCATTAGACTGGTTATGGGAGAGGACTAAGGTAGAGAGAAAAGAAGTGAAGAAGGGCAAGAAAGTATTTACGAAGATCAAAATAACATTGCCTAAGAAAAAGGAAGTGTACAAGACGTTAAGGGATGAGTTAGAGAGGATTAACGTCCTAGCTTCACATTACGTTGACAAGGCAATAAATGACGCTTACTCAATATTGAGGAGTTGGAAGAGAAGGGCTGAGAAGGGAAAAGCTTCATTGAGGAAACCTAGATTGAAGAAGGTTTACGTTAGGGTAAAATCAACACTTAGGAAGGTTGAGGGTGAGAGTGTTAGGATTACTGTAAGACCTTACGAGTATATTACCTTCTCTTGGTCTCACACCTGGTTTTCAAGAAGAGTTAAAGGGCTTGAACTAGGTGAGCCCATAATTAAGGAGGATATTGTATATCTACCATTTCGTTATAAGTTACCTTTGTTTACTCCCCTAGATTTCCTAGCAATTGATAGTAACTTGTACACATTAGACGCTTATGATGGAGAGAAGTTCGTTACATTTTCCTTGAAGGAGTTGTACAGCATAAAGTTTGGGATGGAGTTGAAGAGGAGTAAAATACAACGTTTTGCTTCAAAGCACAAGGGGAAAGCATTGTTGAGGAAATATTCTCATAGAGAGAGGAACCGTGTGCTGGATTATGTTCACAAGTTTGTGAATGAGTTGCTGGAAATGTATCCCATTACGATGTTTGCTGTTGAGAAGTTGAATAAGCAGGAGATGTTTAGGGATGCAAGCGATAAGCTGTCCAAGAAGATTTCTAAGACTGTCTGGAGGACAATTCATCGTGTGCTTAAATACAAGGCTCCTCTTTACGGTTCATTCGTTAAGGAGGTTAACCCGCACCTCACATCTAAGTCCAGATGTGGATGGGTTTCCCGAAAGGTTGGTAGGACTTTTAGGTGTGAGAAGTACGGGTTCACTCTTGATAGGCAATTAAACGCGTCTCTTAATATCTACCTCAAGATGTGCGGGTTTCCCCACATCCGTGACGGGTGTGGGTTGGGGGTTACCCCGCTAAAGGGGCGGAGGGGTATGAGTGGGGCATTGCCCCGTGACTCTGGTGAAGCCCAACGGCTGAGGATTGATATTAAATATTATGAAATCCTATGA
- a CDS encoding IS607 family transposase, giving the protein MLRPKEVCQRLGISYATLREYVKKGYIKPVILETGKWRFKEEDVEKLMGIVRKRKVILYARISSNTQKDDLINQVKYLQEQVKDHDQVITDVGSGLNMKRKGFLKLLRMILNNEVSKVVIAYPDRLVRFGFEIIEEVCKAHNCEIVVLNNEDKTPEQELIEDLISILVSFSGKLYGIEKVKKCIEELKA; this is encoded by the coding sequence ATGCTAAGACCTAAGGAAGTATGCCAACGCTTAGGGATATCCTATGCAACACTCAGAGAATACGTAAAAAAAGGATACATAAAACCAGTAATACTAGAGACTGGGAAATGGAGGTTCAAAGAAGAGGATGTAGAGAAGTTGATGGGGATTGTTAGAAAGAGGAAAGTGATCCTTTACGCTAGGATATCATCAAACACACAAAAAGACGACTTAATAAACCAAGTAAAATACTTGCAAGAGCAAGTAAAGGACCATGACCAAGTAATAACGGATGTAGGTTCCGGGTTAAACATGAAGAGGAAGGGATTCCTCAAACTGTTAAGGATGATACTGAACAACGAGGTGTCGAAAGTAGTTATTGCATACCCAGACAGACTAGTTAGATTCGGTTTCGAGATAATAGAGGAGGTCTGCAAAGCACACAACTGCGAAATAGTAGTGCTAAACAATGAGGACAAAACACCAGAACAGGAGTTAATAGAGGACTTAATTTCCATACTAGTATCATTCAGCGGGAAGCTATACGGAATAGAGAAGGTGAAGAAGTGTATCGAAGAGCTTAAGGCTTAA